A region from the Medicago truncatula cultivar Jemalong A17 chromosome 6, MtrunA17r5.0-ANR, whole genome shotgun sequence genome encodes:
- the LOC112416090 gene encoding uncharacterized protein → MEILISVVAKIAEYTVVPIGRQASYLIFYKGNFKTLKDHVEDLEAARARMIHSVERERGNGKEIEKDVLNRLEKVNEVIEKANGLQNDPRNANVSCSAWPFPNLILRHQLSRKATKILKDVVQVQGKGIFDQVGYLPPLDVVASSSTRDREKYDTRESLKEDIVKALADSTSCNIGVYGLGGVGKTTLVEKVAQIAKEHKLFDRVVEIEVSKNPDFKKIQGEIADFLGLRFEEETILGRAHRLRQRIKMEKSILIILDNIWTILDWKEVGIPVGDEHNGCKLLMTSRDQGLLLQMGVPKDFTFKVEVMSENETWRLFQLMAGDVVNDSTLKDVAIQIAQKCEGLPLMVVTVAHGMENKRDVQYWKYALRKLQSNDHSEMNAKTYSAFELSYNSLESDEIRDLFLLFALLPDTVVEYSLRVAMGLDILNHTIDDARIILYRVIESLEATCLLLGVKKRGKIQMHDLVRDFAIFIACRDKHVFLKKQSYEGWPTKDFLKRCTQIVLDECHMHGLPQIIDCPNIKLFYLRGRNRSLEIPDNFFEDMGSLRVLDLTSLNFSSLPTPFWFLTDLKTLCLDHCVLENMHAIEALQNLEILSLWNSSMTKFPIEIGKLTQLRMLYLSHLGIEVVPPNIISNLTKLEELYMGNTSINWEDVNSTVQNEHASIAELRKLPNLKALELQIRETWMLPRDLRLMFEKLERYKIAIGDVWDWSDIEDGTLKTLMLKLGTNIQFEHGIKALIKGVENLYLDDVDGIQNVLYQLNGEGFPFLKHLHIQNNANMKHIVDSKERNQIHVSFPILKTLVLLNLKNLEHIFHGQPSIASFGKLSVIKVKNCIQLKYLFSYAVVKELSHISNIEVCECNSLKKVVFGDNNSSAKNDITDEKIEFLQLRSLTLEHLETLDNFASDYLTHHRSKEKYQGLEPYAYTTPFFNNAQVAFPNLDALKLSSLLNLNQIWDDNYQSMCNLTSLIVDNCVGLKYLFSSTLVESFMNLKHLEISNCPIMEEIIAKTERNNAVKEVNFLKLEKIILKDMASLKTIWHYQFETSKVLEVNNCKKIVVVFPSSMQNTYNELEKLEVTNCNSVEEIFELTFNENNSVEDTTHLKEVTIDGLWNLQKIWSEDPQGILSFQNLITVQVVSCESLEYLLPFSVATRCSHLKKLGIKWCRNMKQIVAEEKESRVNAATIFEFNQLSILLLWGLYKLNGFYAGNHTLACPSLKEISVSKSTKLNLFRTLSNFHDNKHSVSTEQPLFIAEEVIPNLELLRMVQADADMILKTQNPSSLFSKMTSLGLACYNTEEARFPYWFLENVHTLESLFVEWSCFKKIFQDKGEITEKTHPHIKRLTLNELPKLQHICEEGSQIDPVLESLEYLHVDSCSSLTNLMPSSVNLNHLAKLEITECNGLKYLISTLTARSLDKLTVLKIKGCNSLEEVVNGVENVDIAFISLQTLMLECLPSLIKFCSSKCFMKFPLLEKVIVRECSCMKIFSAGDTSTPILRKVKIAENDSEWHWKGNLNNTIYNMFEDKLGFGSFKHLILSEYPELKELWYGRLEHKAFRSLKHLVVHKCDFLSDVLFQPNLLEMLMNLEELEVEDCNSLEAVFDLKGEFAKEIVVHNSTQLKKLKLSNLPKLKHVWKEDPHYTLRFENLSDVSVVGCKSLMSLFPLSVARDMKQLQSLQVSKCGIEEIVAKEEGPDEMVKFVFLHLTSIKLYDLTKLKAFFVGVHSLQCKSLKTINLFRCPKIVLFKAESLRHKESSRNDVLNISTYQALFVIEEEVLTSVESTTQISPRLRELKLWYLAKLRYICKEGFQMDPFLHFLERIDVYQCSSLIKLVPSSVTFSYMTYLEVSYCNGSKNLITHSTAKSLVKLRTMKIQMCNWLEDIVNGKEDETNEISFCSLQTLKLISLQRLCRFCSCLCPIKFPMLEVVVVKKCPQMEHFSLGVANTPNLQTVEIDEENHWDGDLNRTVKNLCDEKEDLMV, encoded by the exons ATGGAAATTTTAATTTCTGTTGTTGCAAAAATAGCAGAATATACCGTTGTGCCTATTGGACGTCAAGCAAGTTACTTGATATTCTACAAAGGTAACTTCAAGACGTTAAAGGATCATGTTGAAGATCTTGAGGCTGCAAGAGCAAGAATGATCCATTCGGTTGAAAGAGAAAGGGGAAATggtaaagaaattgaaaaagatgTTCTGAATCGGTTGGAGAAAGTGAACGAGGTTATTGAAAAGGCGAATGGGCTCCAAAACGATCCTCGCAATGCCAATGTTAGCTGCTCAGCATGGCCGTTCCCCAACTTGATTTTACGACATCAACTAAGTAGGAAAGCcacaaaaattttaaaagatgtTGTTCAAGTTCAAGGAAAAGGGATTTTTGATCAAGTTGGCTACCTTCCCCCTCTAGATGTAGTAGCCTCTTCCTCAACAAGAGATCGTGAAAAGTATGACACAAGAGAGTCACTTAAGGAGGACATTGTGAAAGCTTTAGCAGATTCTACTTCATGCAACATTGGGGTCTATGGTTTGGGTGGGGTGGGTAAGACCACTCTTGTGGAGAAAGTTGCTCAAATAGCCAAGGAACATAAGTTGTTCGATAGAGTGGTTGAGATAGAAGTATCGAAAAATCCAGACTTTAAAAAGATTCAAGGGGAGATTGCAGATTTCTTGGGTCTGCGATTTGAAGAGGAGACTATTCTTGGCAGAGCACATCGCCTAAGACAAAGAATCAAGATGGAGAAAAGTATCCTTATCATTCTAGATAACATATGGACCATACTTGATTGGAAAGAAGTGGGGATACCAGTTGGTGATGAACATAATGGTTGCAAATTGTTGATGACAAGTAGAGATCAAGGTCTGTTGCTGCAAATGGGTGTTCCAAAGGATTTCACTTTCAAAGTTGAAGTTATGAGTGAAAACGAGACATGGAGATTGTTTCAATTGATGGCAGGTGATGTAGTTAATGATAGCACTTTGAAAGATGTAGCAATTCAGATTGCCCAAAAATGTGAAGGTTTGCCTCTTATGGTAGTGACCGTAGCGCATGGAATGGAAAATAAGAGGGACGTTCAATATTGGAAATATGCGTTAAGGAAACTACAAAGTAATGATCATAGCGAGATGAATGCAAAAACTTATTCTGCTTTTGAATTGAGTTACAACTCATTGGAGAGTGATGAAATAAGGGATCTCTTCTTGCTTTTTGCATTACTGCCAGATACTGTTGTAGAGTACTCTCTGAGAGTTGCAATGGGTTTGGACATATTAAATCATACCATTGATGATGCAAGAATCATACTTTATAGAGTAATCGAATCTTTGGAGGCAACTTGTCTTTTGCTTGGTGTTAAAAAAAGGGGAAAGATCCAAATGCATGACTTGGTTCGAGATTTCGCTATCTTCATAGCATGTAGGGACAAACATGTATTTCTAAAGAAACAGTCTTACGAGGGATGGCCAACCAAGGACTTTTTAAAAAGGTGCACGCAAATTGTTCTAGATGAGTGTCATATGCATGGGCTTCCTCAAATAATTGATTGTCCAAACATTAAGCTTTTCTATTTGCGCGGTAGGAATCGTTCATTAGAAATCCCGGATAATTTTTTTGAGGATATGGGAAGCCTTAGAGTGTTAGATTTAACATCTTTGAACTTCTCTTCATTACCCACTCCATTTTGGTTCTTAACGGACCTTAAAACGTTGTGTTTGGATCATTGTGTTTTGGAAAATATGCATGCAATAGAAGCTTTGCAAAATTTAGAAATTCTTAGCTTGTGGAATTCTTCAATGACCAAGTTCCCAATAGAAATAGGGAAATTGACTCAATTGAGAATGCTTTATTTGAGCCATTTAGGAATAGAAGTGGTCCCACCCAACATCATATCAAACTTGACTAAATTGGAGGAGTTGTACATGGGAAATACCTCTATTAATTGGGAAGATGTGAATTCAACGGTTCAAAATGAACATGCTAGTATTGCTGAGCTTCGAAAGCTACCCAACTTGAAAGCTCTAGAATTACAAATCCGTGAGACTTGGATGTTGCCAAGGGACTTACGATTGATGTTTGAGAAGctggaaagatataaaatagctATTGGAGATGTATGGGACTGGTCTGACATTGAGGATGGAACCTTAAAAACATTGATGCTCAAACTTGGTACAAACATACAATTCGAGCATGGAATTAAAGCATTGATTAAAGGTGTTGAGAATTTGTACTTGGATGATGTAGATGGAATTCAAAATGTGCTTTATCAACTAAATGGGGAAGGATTTCCATTTCTGAAACATCTCCACATCCAAAATAATGCAAACATGAAGCACATTGTTGACTCTAAAGAGAGGAATCAAATCCATGTGTCGTTTCCCATCTTGAAAACACTAGTACTTCTTAATCTTAAAAATTTGGAGCATATTTTTCATGGTCAACCTTCAATTGCTTCTTTTGGAAAACTCAGTGTTATCAAAGTCAAAAACTGCATCCAATTAAAATATCTATTTTCCTATGCAGTAGTTAAAGAACTTTCCCACATTTCTAATATTGAAGTTTGTGAGTGCAATTCTCTGAAGAAAGTAGTGTTTGGAGACAACAATTCAAGTGCAAAAAATGATATCACTGATGAAAAAATCGAGTTTCTTCAATTGCGTTCTTTGACTTTAGAACATTTGGAGACACTTGATAATTTCGCCTCTGATTATTTGACACATCATAGAAGTAAGGAAAAGTATCAAGGTCTAGAGCCTTATGCTTATACTAcaccattttttaataatgctcag GTTGCATTTCCTAATTTGGATGCCCTTAAATTGAGCTCACTTCtcaatttgaatcaaatttgggaTGACAATTATCAATCAATGTGCAACTTGACTAGCTTGATTGTGGATAATTGTGTTGGATTGAAGTATTTATTCTCCTCTACTTTGGTTGAAAGTTTTATGAACCTCAAACATCTTGAAATAAGTAATTGTCCTATCATGGAGGAGATTATAGCTAAAACAGAGAGAAATAATGCAGtaaaagag gttaattttttgaaattagagAAAATCATACTGAAGGATATGGCCAGCTTGAAGACAATATGGCATTACCAATTTGAAACATCGAAGGTGTTGGAAGTGAACAATTGTAAGAAAATTGTGGTGGTTTTTCCTTCTTCAATGCAAAATACATATAATGAGCTTGAGAAGTTGGAGgttacaaattgtaattcagTTGAAGAGATATTTGAATTGACTTTCAATGAAAATAACAGTGTAGAGGATACAACACATTTGAAAGAAGTTACTATAGATGGATTGTGGAATTTGCAAAAGATATGGAGTGAAGATCCTCAAGGGATTCTTAGTTTTCAAAATCTTATAACTGTACAAGTAGTAAGTTGTGAAAGCTTGGAGTATTTACTACCATTCTCCGTAGCCACTCGTTGCTCACATCTTAAGAAACTCGGTATAAAATGGTGTCGGAACATGAAGCAAATTGTTGCAGAGGAGAAAGAATCTAGAGTGAATGCAGCTACCATATTTGAGTTTAACCAGCTTAGTATTTTATTGCTTTGGGGCTTATATAAACTCAATGGTTTCTATGCTGGAAATCATACTCTAGCATGCCCATCTTTGAAGGAAATTAGTGTTTCCAAATCTACAAAGTTGAATTTGTTCAGAACTCTATCCAATTTTCATGATAACAAACACTCTGTTTCAACGGAGCAACCACTTTTCATTGCTGAAGAG gtGATTCCAAACTTGGAGTTGTTGAGGATGGTACAGGCAGATGCTGACATGATATTGAAAACCCAGAACCCAAGTTCCCTCTTTAGCAAAATGACCAGTCTTGGTTTGGCTTGCTATAACACGGAAGAGGCAAGATTTCCTTATTGGTTTCTTGAAAATGTGCATACTCTTGAGTCACTATTTGTTGAGTGGAGTTGCTTCAAGAAGATATTTCAAGATAAAGGAGAAATAACTGAGAAGACTCATCCACATATCAAAAGACTGACATTGAATGAATTACCTAAACTTCAACATATATGCGAGGAAGGATCCCAAATTGACCCAGTTCTTGAGTCCCTTGAATACTTACATGTTGATAGTTGTTCTAGTCTGACAAATTTGATGCCTTCCTCCGTCAACCTTAATCATCTTGCAAAGTTAGAGATAACAGAATGCAATGGGCTAAAATATTTGATCTCAACTCTTACTGCACGCAGTTTGGACAAGCTCACTGTGCTGAAGATAAAAGGTTGTAATTCACTTGAAGAAGTAGTTAATGGAGTAGAAAATGTTGACATTGCTTTTATTAGTTTACAAACTTTGATGTTGGAATGTTTGCCAAGCCTCATCAAGTTTTGCTCTAGTAAGTGTTTCATGAAGTTCCCTTTGTTGGAGAAAGTAATTGTGAGGGAATGTTCTTGTATGAAGATTTTTTCTGCTGGAGACACAAGCACACCAATTCTTCGAAAAGTCAAAATTGCAGAAAATGATTCAGAATGGCATTGGAAGGGAAACCTAAACAATACAATATACAACATGTTTGAAGATAAG CTGGGATTTGGTAGTTTCAAGCATTTAATACTATCTGAATATCCCGAGTTAAAAGAGTTGTGGTATGGTCGACTTGAGCATAAAGCATTTAGGAGTTTGAAGCATCTAGTGGTtcataaatgtgattttttatccGATGTGCTATTTCAACCTAACTTGCTAGAAATGTTGATGAACTTGGAAGAATTAGAGGTTGAAGATTGTAATTCATTAGAAGCAgtttttgatttgaaaggtgAATTTGCAAAAGAAATTGTTGTGCATAATTCTACtcaattaaagaaattaaaactatcTAATCTTCCAAAACTGAAGCATGTATGGAAAGAGGATCCACATTACACACTGAGGTTTGAAAATTTAAGTGATGTTTCTGTTGTGGGATGCAAAAGCTTGATGAGCCTCTTTCCACTCTCAGTTGCTAGAGATATGAAGCAACTTCAAAGTCTTCAAGTAAGTAAATGTGGGATTGAAGAAATTGTGGCCAAGGAAGAAGGACCAGATGAGATGGTTAAATTTGTGTTTCTTCATTTAACATCCATTAAACTTTATGATTTGACCAAACTTAAGGCATTCTTTGTTGGGGTTCATTCTCTTCAATGTAAATCATTGAAAACAATCAACTTGTTTCGATGTCCAAAAATAGTGCTATTTAAGGCAGAGTCTTTGAGACACAAAGAAAGTTCCAGAAATGATGTGCTCAATATCTCAACATATCAAGCTCTTTTTGTGATTGAAGAG GAGGTACTTACAAGTGTTGAGAGTACAACTCAAATTAGCCCGCGACTTAGAGAGTTGAAATTATGGTACCTGGCTAAGCTTCGATATATATGCAAAGAAGGATTTCAAATGGATCCTTTTCTGCATTTTCTTGAAAGAATTGATGTTTACCAATGTTCCAGTCTGATAAAGTTGGTTCCGTCCTCGGTTACCTTTAGTTACATGACCTATTTGGAGGTATCATACTGCAATGGGTCGAAAAATTTGATAACACACTCAACAGCAAAGAGTCTTGTCAAACTCAGAACAATGAAGATTCAAATGTGTAATTGGCTTGAGGATATTGTGAACGGTAAAGAAGATGAGACAAACGAGATTTCATTTTGCAGTTTACAAACTCTAAAACTAATTTCTTTACAAAGGCTATGTCGATTTTGCTCATGCTTATGCCCCATTAAGTTTCCCATGCTGGAAGTTGTAGTTGTCAAAAAATGTCCTCAAATGGAACATTTTTCATTGGGAGTGGCCAACACACCAAATCTTCAAACTGTAGAAATTGACGAAGAAAATCATTGGGACGGTGACCTCAACCGAACCGTAAAGAATCTGTGTGATGAGAAG GAGGATTTGATGGTTTAG